From one Pseudomonas fluorescens genomic stretch:
- a CDS encoding putative bifunctional diguanylate cyclase/phosphodiesterase, producing the protein MDDNYRAAVDAAAIFSETDLSGRITYVNEQFCSISGYSREELLGANHRILNSGLHGPEFFLGMWRALVAGRVWKGEICNRAKDGSLYWVDSTMVPLIDPASGKVRKYVSIRFDVTEKRQLLHTLQWRVGHDVLTGLPNRAYLSDLLNQALEFSRSEDIPLAVCMLDLDGFKAVNDGYGHASGDLLLVEVATRLKGILRGGDAVARLSGDEFVLILRHVQDPTHLQAALDRVLTAIAAPYQIRSQEIRVSASIGVTLFPQDNEDTDTLVRHADQALYVAKQSGRNRFHLFDVSLDQEVKATHQTVARLRQALHKGELCLHYQPKVNMHTGEVIGFEALLRWQHPSKGLVLPGDFLPQVEQTDLIVEIGEWVMDQAMSQMQCWQALGHQWPVSVNIAARHVQRDDFVERLQLLLGRHPDVAPAMLDLEIVESVAIENIQRVSQCLEACQRLGVQFSLDDFGTGYSSLSYLKRLPTRTIKIDKSFVRDILHDQDDLALTRAVIGLARAFGRQVIAEGLETVEHGQLLMGLGCDIAQGYCIARPMPAEQVIGWVADYQQPLQWKAL; encoded by the coding sequence ATGGACGATAACTACCGCGCGGCTGTCGATGCCGCCGCGATCTTTTCCGAAACCGACCTCAGTGGCCGGATCACTTACGTCAACGAGCAGTTCTGCAGCATCTCCGGCTACAGCCGCGAAGAACTGCTGGGGGCCAATCACCGCATCCTCAACTCCGGCCTGCACGGGCCGGAGTTCTTCTTGGGCATGTGGCGCGCGCTGGTGGCCGGGCGGGTGTGGAAAGGCGAGATCTGCAACCGCGCCAAGGACGGTTCGTTGTACTGGGTCGACAGCACCATGGTGCCGCTGATCGACCCGGCCAGCGGCAAGGTGCGCAAGTACGTCTCGATCCGCTTCGACGTCACCGAGAAGCGCCAGCTGCTGCATACCCTGCAATGGCGGGTGGGCCACGATGTGCTCACCGGCCTGCCCAATCGTGCCTATCTGTCCGACCTGCTCAACCAGGCCCTGGAGTTCTCGCGCAGCGAGGACATTCCGCTGGCGGTGTGCATGCTCGACCTGGACGGTTTCAAGGCAGTAAACGACGGCTACGGCCATGCCAGCGGCGATCTGCTGCTGGTCGAAGTGGCCACGCGCCTCAAGGGCATCCTGCGCGGTGGCGATGCCGTGGCACGGCTGTCGGGCGACGAGTTCGTGCTGATTTTGCGCCATGTGCAGGACCCGACACATTTGCAGGCGGCGCTCGATCGGGTGCTGACGGCGATTGCCGCGCCGTACCAGATCCGCAGCCAGGAGATCCGCGTCAGCGCCAGTATCGGCGTAACCCTGTTCCCTCAGGACAACGAAGACACCGACACCCTGGTGCGCCACGCCGACCAGGCCCTGTATGTGGCCAAACAGAGCGGGCGCAACCGCTTCCACCTGTTCGACGTGTCGCTGGACCAGGAGGTCAAAGCCACCCACCAGACCGTGGCGCGCCTGCGCCAGGCCTTGCACAAGGGTGAGCTGTGCCTGCATTACCAACCCAAGGTCAACATGCACACTGGTGAGGTGATCGGCTTCGAGGCGCTGCTACGTTGGCAGCATCCAAGCAAGGGGCTGGTGCTGCCCGGCGATTTTCTGCCGCAGGTCGAACAGACCGACCTGATCGTCGAGATTGGCGAGTGGGTAATGGATCAGGCCATGAGCCAGATGCAGTGCTGGCAGGCGTTGGGTCATCAGTGGCCGGTCAGCGTCAATATCGCCGCCCGGCATGTGCAGCGTGATGACTTTGTCGAGCGCCTGCAGTTGCTGCTGGGGCGTCATCCGGACGTGGCGCCGGCGATGCTCGACCTGGAAATCGTCGAGTCGGTAGCGATCGAAAACATCCAGCGCGTCAGCCAGTGCCTGGAGGCTTGCCAGCGCCTGGGCGTGCAGTTCTCCCTGGACGATTTCGGCACCGGTTATTCGTCGCTCAGCTACCTCAAGCGCCTGCCGACGCGGACCATCAAGATCGACAAGTCGTTCGTACGCGACATCCTCCACGACCAGGACGACCTGGCCCTGACCCGCGCCGTGATCGGCCTGGCCCGGGCCTTTGGCCGCCAGGTGATCGCCGAAGGCCTGGAGACGGTCGAGCATGGCCAGCTACTGATGGGCCTGGGTTGCGACATCGCCCAGGGCTACTGCATCGCCCGACCGATGCCGGCCGAGCAGGTGATCGGGTGGGTGGCCGATTACCAGCAGCCGCTGCAGTGGAAAGCCCTGTAG
- the kdpF gene encoding K(+)-transporting ATPase subunit F, whose translation MSILDGVSLLLAVALMIYLLVALLRADRG comes from the coding sequence ATGAGCATTCTGGACGGGGTGTCACTGCTGTTGGCAGTGGCGTTGATGATCTACCTGCTGGTCGCGCTGCTGCGCGCCGATCGGGGTTAG
- the kdpA gene encoding potassium-transporting ATPase subunit KdpA — protein sequence MHSYDYALLLAFFALVLLPAPLLGRFYFKVMEGQRTWLSPLLGPVERGCFRLAGVDASKEQSWQQYTLALLAFNLAGFVLVFTVLLLQGYLPLNPQHLAGQEWSLAFNTAVSFVTNTNWQSYSGEASVSYLSQMLGLTVQNFVSAATGLAVLVALCRGIARRSAKTLGNFWVDMTRATLYGLLPLCLVLALLLVWQGVPQTFADYVHALTLQGADQTIPLGPAASQIAIKQLGTNGGGFFGVNSAHPFENPTAWSNLFEVASIILIPVALVFTFGHYVKDMRQSRAIIAGMLALFLIGGGTALWSESQANPTLSSPLVEQTAPLEGKESRLGTTASVLWTVTTTAASNGSVNNMHDSLNPLSGMVALVNMMVGEVIFGGVGAGLYGMLLNVLIAVFLAGLMIGRTPEYLGKKLQAREVQLLVATLLVMPVGVLVLGALAASLPGPAAAISNPGAHGFSQLLYAYTSASANNGSAFAGLGANTTFHNLMIGLGMLIGRFGYILPVLALAGSLALKKSAPVGQNSFPTHGPLFVTLLVVTILLVGGLTFLPALALGPVTEYLSLGL from the coding sequence ATGCACAGTTACGATTACGCGTTGCTGCTGGCGTTCTTTGCGCTGGTACTGCTCCCGGCACCCTTGCTCGGGCGGTTCTATTTCAAGGTGATGGAGGGCCAGCGCACTTGGCTTTCGCCGCTGCTCGGGCCGGTCGAGCGGGGCTGCTTTCGACTGGCCGGGGTCGATGCCAGCAAGGAGCAGAGCTGGCAGCAATACACCCTGGCCTTGCTCGCCTTCAACCTCGCAGGCTTTGTGCTGGTGTTCACTGTGCTGTTGTTGCAGGGCTACCTGCCGCTTAATCCACAGCACCTGGCGGGGCAGGAGTGGTCGCTGGCGTTCAACACCGCAGTGAGCTTTGTCACCAATACCAACTGGCAGTCCTATAGCGGTGAAGCCTCGGTCAGCTACCTGAGCCAGATGCTCGGCTTGACCGTGCAGAACTTCGTCAGCGCCGCCACCGGCCTCGCCGTGCTGGTTGCCTTGTGCCGTGGCATCGCTCGCCGTTCGGCCAAGACCCTGGGCAACTTCTGGGTCGACATGACCCGCGCCACCCTCTACGGCCTGCTGCCGCTGTGCCTGGTGCTGGCCTTGCTGCTGGTGTGGCAGGGCGTGCCGCAAACCTTCGCTGACTATGTACATGCGTTGACCCTGCAAGGCGCCGACCAGACCATCCCGCTGGGTCCGGCCGCCAGCCAGATTGCGATCAAGCAGCTGGGTACCAACGGCGGTGGCTTTTTCGGGGTCAACTCGGCGCACCCATTCGAGAACCCGACGGCCTGGAGCAACCTGTTCGAGGTGGCCTCGATCATCCTCATTCCGGTGGCCCTGGTGTTCACCTTCGGCCATTACGTCAAGGACATGCGCCAGAGCCGGGCGATCATCGCCGGCATGCTCGCGCTGTTCCTGATCGGTGGCGGCACCGCGCTGTGGAGCGAGTCCCAGGCCAACCCGACCCTGAGCAGCCCGCTGGTTGAACAGACCGCGCCGCTCGAAGGCAAGGAAAGCCGTTTAGGCACCACCGCCAGCGTGCTCTGGACGGTGACCACCACCGCCGCCTCCAACGGCTCGGTGAACAATATGCACGACAGCCTCAACCCGCTCAGCGGCATGGTCGCGCTGGTCAACATGATGGTTGGCGAAGTGATCTTCGGCGGGGTCGGTGCCGGCCTCTACGGCATGCTGCTGAACGTGCTGATCGCGGTGTTCCTCGCCGGTTTGATGATCGGCCGTACCCCGGAATACCTGGGCAAGAAGCTGCAGGCGCGGGAAGTGCAATTGCTGGTGGCGACCTTGCTGGTGATGCCGGTCGGCGTGCTGGTACTCGGTGCCCTGGCCGCCAGCTTGCCGGGACCTGCGGCAGCGATCAGCAACCCCGGTGCCCATGGCTTCAGCCAACTGCTGTACGCCTACACCTCGGCCAGCGCCAACAACGGTTCGGCCTTCGCTGGGCTGGGTGCCAACACCACGTTCCATAACCTGATGATCGGCCTGGGCATGCTCATCGGCCGCTTCGGTTACATCCTGCCGGTGCTGGCCCTGGCCGGCAGCCTGGCGCTGAAAAAATCCGCTCCGGTTGGGCAAAACAGCTTCCCGACCCACGGCCCGCTGTTCGTCACCTTGCTGGTGGTGACCATCCTGCTGGTTGGCGGCCTGACCTTCCTGCCGGCCCTGGCCCTGGGGCCGGTGACCGAATACCTGAGCTTGGGCTTGTGA
- the kdpB gene encoding potassium-transporting ATPase subunit KdpB — MNMPIPEVKAQAPEAARTTFAALWRPALVQAFVKLDPRQLKRSPVMLVVELTAIFTTLLCLLPDSRVPTGVAVQIALWLWFTVLFANFAEALAEGRGKARADSLKAGSQGLSARRRTASGSFEVVPATSLRKGDVVKVSAGEMIPGDGEVLEGIAAVNEAAITGESAPVIRESGGDRSAVTGNTRLVSDWLLISITSNPGESTLDRMIALVEGAKRQKTPNEIALDILLIGLTLIFLVVVVTLQPFAHFAGGSIPLVFLVALLVTLIPTTIGGLLSAIGIAGMDRLVRLNVIARSGRAVEAAGDVHVLMLDKTGTITFGNRRCSALHAAPGVTARELGEGALLASLADDTAEGKSIVEYLRQLHDFNEPAADQFTPVAFSAETRLSGIDYQQRRYRKGAVDSVLAFVAMQRLEMPAPLAREVDKIAQSGGTPLLVCVDKRLLGVIHLKDVVKPGIRERFAELRKLGIRTVMVTGDNPLTAAAIAAEAGVDDVLAEATPEKKLARIRQEQNDGRLVAMCGDGANDAPALAQADVGMAMNDGTQAAREAANMVDLDSDPTKLLDVVQVGKELLVTRGALTTFSIANDVAKYFAILPALFAAIYPQLGVLNLMHLSSPQSAILSAIVFNALIIVVLIPLALRGVRVQAASAAHLLRRNLLIYGLGGLIVPFAGIKLIDLLLTALKLV, encoded by the coding sequence ATGAACATGCCGATTCCTGAAGTAAAGGCGCAGGCCCCAGAAGCTGCGCGCACCACCTTTGCCGCCCTGTGGCGCCCGGCGCTGGTGCAGGCCTTCGTCAAGCTCGACCCGCGTCAGCTCAAGCGCTCGCCGGTGATGCTGGTGGTGGAACTGACCGCGATCTTCACTACCTTGCTGTGCCTGCTGCCCGACAGCCGCGTGCCGACTGGCGTCGCCGTGCAGATCGCCCTGTGGCTGTGGTTCACCGTGCTGTTTGCCAACTTCGCCGAAGCCCTCGCCGAAGGCCGTGGCAAAGCCCGCGCCGACAGCCTCAAGGCCGGCAGCCAGGGCCTCAGTGCCCGTCGCCGTACGGCCTCGGGCAGCTTTGAGGTGGTCCCTGCCACCAGCCTGCGCAAGGGCGATGTGGTCAAGGTCTCGGCTGGGGAAATGATCCCCGGTGACGGCGAGGTGCTCGAAGGCATCGCGGCGGTCAACGAGGCGGCGATTACCGGTGAGTCCGCGCCGGTGATCCGTGAGTCCGGCGGTGATCGCTCGGCGGTGACCGGCAACACCCGGCTGGTTTCCGACTGGTTGCTGATCAGCATCACCAGCAACCCCGGTGAGTCGACCCTGGACCGCATGATTGCCCTGGTCGAAGGCGCCAAACGGCAGAAGACACCCAACGAAATCGCCCTGGACATCCTGCTGATCGGCCTGACCCTGATCTTCCTGGTGGTCGTGGTGACCCTGCAGCCATTCGCCCATTTTGCCGGTGGCAGCATCCCGTTGGTGTTCCTCGTGGCGCTGCTGGTCACGCTGATTCCGACCACCATCGGCGGCCTGCTGTCGGCCATCGGCATCGCCGGCATGGACCGCCTGGTGCGCCTCAATGTGATCGCCCGCTCCGGCCGTGCGGTAGAAGCGGCAGGCGACGTGCATGTGCTGATGCTCGACAAGACCGGCACCATCACCTTCGGCAACCGCCGCTGCAGCGCCCTGCATGCGGCACCGGGCGTCACTGCGCGGGAGCTGGGCGAGGGCGCCTTGCTGGCATCGCTGGCCGACGATACCGCCGAAGGCAAGTCGATCGTTGAATACCTGCGCCAGTTGCATGACTTCAACGAACCGGCGGCCGACCAGTTCACACCGGTAGCCTTCAGCGCCGAAACCCGGCTGTCCGGCATCGACTATCAGCAGCGTCGCTACCGCAAGGGCGCGGTGGATTCGGTGCTGGCATTCGTCGCCATGCAGCGCCTGGAAATGCCGGCGCCACTGGCCCGCGAAGTGGACAAGATCGCCCAGAGCGGCGGCACGCCGTTGCTGGTGTGTGTCGACAAGCGCCTGCTGGGGGTGATTCACCTCAAGGACGTGGTCAAACCGGGCATCCGCGAGCGCTTTGCCGAACTGCGCAAGCTGGGCATTCGCACGGTGATGGTCACCGGCGACAACCCGCTGACCGCTGCCGCGATTGCCGCCGAAGCCGGGGTCGATGACGTGCTCGCCGAAGCCACCCCGGAGAAGAAGCTGGCGCGTATTCGCCAGGAGCAGAACGACGGCCGCCTGGTGGCGATGTGCGGCGATGGCGCCAACGACGCTCCGGCGCTGGCCCAGGCGGATGTCGGCATGGCCATGAACGACGGCACCCAGGCCGCGCGCGAGGCGGCCAACATGGTCGACCTGGACAGCGACCCGACCAAGCTGCTGGATGTGGTCCAGGTCGGCAAGGAGCTGCTGGTGACCCGTGGCGCGCTGACTACCTTCTCGATTGCCAACGACGTGGCCAAATACTTCGCCATCCTCCCGGCGCTGTTCGCGGCGATCTACCCGCAACTGGGCGTGCTCAACCTGATGCACCTGAGCAGCCCGCAGAGCGCGATCCTCTCGGCGATTGTCTTCAACGCCCTGATCATCGTCGTGCTGATCCCGCTGGCCCTGCGCGGGGTGCGGGTGCAGGCCGCCAGCGCTGCCCATCTGCTGCGCCGCAACCTGTTGATCTACGGCCTCGGCGGGCTGATCGTGCCGTTCGCCGGGATCAAGCTGATCGACCTGTTGCTCACCGCCCTGAAGCTGGTCTGA
- the kdpC gene encoding potassium-transporting ATPase subunit KdpC, translated as MTSHIRPALSLILLMTLITGAVYPLVVTGIAQVAFPGQANGSLLRDEQGQVRGSQLIAQRFEGDAWFHSRPSAGDYATVSSSASNLAPSNPALAERVKSSAAQLYIEAQGPVPLALLTTSGSGLDPHLSPAAVAYQLPRVAAARQVAPEALQLLVEQSTLHPLIGPPVVNVLALNSALERLSPASK; from the coding sequence ATGACAAGCCATATTCGTCCGGCCCTGAGCCTGATCTTGTTGATGACCCTGATCACGGGCGCGGTGTACCCGCTGGTGGTCACCGGCATCGCCCAAGTCGCCTTCCCTGGGCAGGCCAATGGCAGCCTGCTGCGCGACGAGCAGGGCCAGGTACGCGGCTCGCAACTGATCGCGCAACGTTTCGAGGGCGACGCCTGGTTCCACTCGCGGCCGTCGGCGGGCGACTACGCCACGGTATCGAGCAGCGCCAGCAACCTGGCGCCGAGCAATCCGGCGCTGGCCGAGCGGGTCAAGAGCAGCGCCGCGCAGTTGTACATCGAAGCACAGGGGCCGGTGCCGCTGGCCTTGCTGACCACCTCCGGCAGCGGCCTGGACCCGCACCTGTCGCCGGCGGCGGTGGCCTATCAGCTGCCGCGGGTGGCGGCGGCGCGCCAGGTTGCGCCCGAAGCCTTGCAACTCCTGGTCGAGCAGTCCACCCTGCACCCCTTGATCGGCCCGCCGGTGGTCAATGTACTGGCCCTGAACAGCGCCCTTGAGCGGCTGTCGCCGGCGTCGAAATAA